In one window of Onychomys torridus chromosome 5, mOncTor1.1, whole genome shotgun sequence DNA:
- the LOC118584203 gene encoding thyrotropin-releasing hormone receptor-like: MLMQEGGKCIESSLGLQGIRENTSKMDGPSNVSLVHGDTSLGLPEYKVVSVFLVLLVCTTGIVGNVMVVLVVLTSRDMHTPTNCYLVSLALADLIVLVAAGLPNVSDSLVGHWIYGHAGCLGITYFQYLGINVSSCSILAFTVERYIAICHPMKAQTVCTVARAKRIITGIWGVTSLYCLLWFFLVDLNVHDNQRLECGYKVSRGLYLPIYLLDFTIFFIAPLLVTMVLYGFIGRILFQSPLSQEAWQKERQPNGQGEGAPGSCSRSKGSMSSRKQATRMLAVVVFLFAVLWTPYRTLVLLNSFLAQPFLDPWVLLFCRTCVYTNSAINPVIYSLMSQKFRAAFLKLCWCKAAGPQRRAACTTASSYSAVQETPVGTKKLQLGSSEASGPTAAGSLHCQQEPHFSVL, encoded by the exons ATGTTGATGCAG GAAGGAGGAAAATGCATTGAGTCTTCACTGG GCCTGCAGGGCATCAGAGAAAACACCAGCAAGATGGATGGCCCCAGCAATGTCTCACTGGTGCATGGTGATACCTCTCTGGGCCTGCCAGAGTACAAGGTGGTCTCAGTCTTCCTAGTGCTCCTGGTGTGCACCACAGGCATTGTAGGCAATGTCATGGTGGTCCTGGTGGTGCTGACCTCACgagacatgcacacacccaccaACTGCTACCTGGTCAGCTTAGCTCTAGCTGACTTAATTGTGCTGGTGGCTGCGGGGCTGCCCAATGTCTCTGACAGCCTGGTGGGGCACTGGATCTATGGACATGCTGGCTGCTTGGGCATCACCTACTTCCAGTATCTAGGCATCAATGTCTCCTCCTGCTCCATCCTGGCATTTACAGTGGAGAG GTACATCGCCATTTGCCACCCGATGAAAGCACAGACTGTGTGCACTGTGGCCCGGGCTAAACGGATCATCACAGGCATTTGGGGGGTCACATCCCTCTATTGCCTACTCTGGTTCTTCTTGGTGGACCTCAATGTCCATGACAATCAGCGCCTGGAATGCGGCTACAAGGTGTCCCGAGGCCTCTACCTGCCTATCTACCTGCTGGACTTCACCATCTTCTTCATCGCGCCCTTGCTGGTGACCATGGTGCTCTATGGGTTCATTGGAAGGATTTTATTTCAGAGCCCATTGTCTCAGGAGGCCTGGCAGAAGGAGAGACAACCCAATGGGCAGGGCGAGGGTGCACCAGGTAGCTGCTCTAGGTCCAAGGgctccatgtcctccaggaagcAG GCCACCAGGATGCTGGCAGTGGTTGTGTTTCTTTTTGCAGTGCTGTGGACCCCCTACCGCACACTGGTGTTGCTCAACTCTTTCTTGGCCCAGCCTTTCCTGGACCCCTGGGTCCTGCTGTTCTGCCGTACCTGTGTCTACACCAACAGTGCCATCAACCCTGTCATCTACAGCCTTATGTCCCAGAAGTTCCGGGCAGCCTTCCTGAAGCTGTGCTGGTGCAAGGCAGCTGGGCCACAGAGGCGTGCAGCATGCACCACCGCCAGCAGCTACAGTGCTGTCCAGGAGACCCCAGTAGGAACTAAGAAGCTGCAGCTGGGCTCCAGTGAGGCCTCAGGTCCCACAGCAGCTGGGTCCTTGCATTGCCAGCAAGAGCCCCACTTCAGTGTGCTCTGA
- the LOC118583498 gene encoding securin-like, whose product MATLIFVDKDNEEPGSRLASKDGLKPGPGVKALDGKLQVSKPQVGKVFKAPALPKASRKALGMVNRATEKPVKTSRPLKQKQPTLTVKKITEKVAKMQGSVPASDDTYPDFESFDLPEEHQIAHLPLNGVPLMILNEESGLEKLPHLDPPLPLKMPLLPQESNPL is encoded by the coding sequence ATGGCTACTCTGATCTTTGTTGACAAGGATAACGAAGAACCAGGCAGCCGTTTGGCATCTAAGGATGGGTTGAAGCCGGGGCCTGGTGTCAAGGCCTTAGATGGGAAGTTGCAGGTTTCAAAGCCACAAGTTGGCAAAGTGTTCAAAGCTCCAGCCCTGCCTAAAGCTAGCAGAAAGGCTTTGGGAATGGTCAATAGAGCTACAGAAAAGCCAGTGAAGACTAGTAGACCcctcaaacaaaaacagccaaCTTTGACTGTGAAAAAGATCACTGAGAAGGTTGCTAAGATGCAGGGCTCTGTTCCTGCTTCTGATGATACCTACCCAGATTTTGAGAGTTTTGACCTGCCTGAGGAGCACCAGATTGCACATCTCCCCTTGAATGGAGTGCCTCTTATGATCCTAAATGAGGAGAGCGGGCTTGAGAAGCTGCCGCACCTGGACCCCCCTTTGCCTCTGAAGATGCCCTTACTCCCACAGGAATCTAATCCGCTGTGA